From Girardinichthys multiradiatus isolate DD_20200921_A chromosome 13, DD_fGirMul_XY1, whole genome shotgun sequence:
tccgcaggtcccccaaggtctggaatcggcccttctccacaatcttcctcagcgtccggtcacctcttctcgttgtgcagcgttttctgccacactttttccttcccacagacttcccactgaggtgccttgatacagcactctgggaacagcctattcattcagaaatttctttctgtgtcttaccctcttgcttgagggtgtcaatagtggccttctggacagcagtcaggtcggcagtcttacccatgattggggttttgagtgatgaaccaggctgggaggtttaaaggcctcaggaatcttttgcaggtgtttagagttaattcgttgattcagatgattaggttcatagctcgtttagagacccttttaatgatatgctaattttgtgagataggaattttgggttttcatgagctgtatgccaaaatcatccatattaagacaataaaagacctgaaatatttcagtcagtgtgcaatgaatctaaaatatatgaatgttaaattttcatcatgacattatggaaaataattaactttatcacaatatgctaatatattgagaaggacctgtatatcccaGGAAGGGAAGTGATTCCCTTATCCCTAGCTGATTCTCATGAAGATTTCTGACTGGTACTCTGtcatgtgaatatttattacacTCTAAGAATATCTGCTCTACTGTTTCCGTCTGTCTGCAGTAATCACAATATCCGGTAGCATGATTGTTAATAATTTTTACCgttctattttattctttatgacCAAATCTCATCCTTTTCTTTAGTCTATGACACTTTCTAAATCCACCCACTTACTTTTGAATATTATGTCATTTAGCTTTGACTTCTGTATCTCACTACTCTTGCCATTCCATCCTAACATATAATTTAACTATATTTATCACCAAATGTTTGCTTATTTTTACATTCAAatctacaattttctttgctgAACTTTTAGGTGTCAGCCTCTATGCCAATAGGAACCCAGGCCTCTGCCATTTTGTTCATCCTGAAAACCGATTTATTTCTAGTTTAATATCGTATCTTGTCGTGAGTCTGAATGCATATACTGAATAACTTGTTAATGCGCTAGTTTGGTCTCAACAAACTAAAAGCCACTACTTGTTTTTGGGCTCATCCAATGAGCGACGCGGTTCAGAAACAGGCGGCGCCCCTTTAACACGCAGCGACGACCTGATGACGTCATCCGGGTTCAACAAGCAGCAAAACAAGGAAGCGCACCGCTGTCAGATAAAAGCCAATGCCTTCCTTTTAGTACAGGTAAGCAATTCTCCAAAATGCTCGTTTATCTGCATTTTGAAAATGTAGTTTCCTTATATTGTAGCCGTAGTTTGAAAACATTGCAACACGGTACCACTTATAGTGGCTTCAAACTAGTTTCTACACACACGAAGCTACGGCAGCTCCTGGTTTCACTTTCTAGCTGTTAACGTGACATCGTTAAGTCATGATTAATTGACTTTGGGTAAACTACACATTAAATTAAAACTGCGTCACACCGGCGCTGTTAGCGGCGTGTTACAGTGTTGAAAACAAGTGTGGCATTTTGGTCCTGAAACAATGTAACTGATGAGACTTCCTGTAAGGCTGAGGAACCTCCAGCAGCGTGCAGGCCCGGGCTGAATTTATTACTGGCTGCGGGAAGAAGTGATAGTCGAGTACCGGTCGGCCTGATTTCCTTCATTTTGAAAGAACGGTGATCGGCcgatacttacatgtgaaaccgaTTTTATTCACCGACCTTATCTACTTGTCTAACCTATAGTgcaggttttgtttgtttttaaaatctgaaaaaggaaAGACTAAAAGAACTGAAACGTtctaaacttttcatttatatttgacaGCACTAcctcatgtgcagttaaaacaagtttgtattgtttcctgtgtttttcaataaaataaaattgaaggTGTAGTGTGACCTTATAACAACTGACCTtatcagttatttaaaaaattggTATCGGCAGGTCAGACTTTTTAATGATCAgtgatcggccagaaaactgcaatcagtTCACccctaataaaatatatatataaatatattaaaaaagaaagaggacAAGTACTGTTATCAAGAGATATGAGGACTGTTTTCAACTTTTAATCATAGCTGCACAATATTATATATTTGGAAAACATGACATTGCCGATATCGATTGTGATTGACCCACATTTTCCTTATCAGCATCAGATGATGGCATGAAAGACAACGGAAGTCCGTCCTGCAATTTTCTACACGTTGAAGTTCTAGTGATGATTTCAATTTGATTCATTTTGCAGCGCTATccataaaacatgtaaaatcataattacatttaattatgtGCTTGAATCAATAGCAAGATAGTTGTTTATATGTCAAAAGTTACTGATTGTGCAATTGGTAGTAAATACAGTACCAAAGAGGAGTTGCGGTACGGGCCTGGTACCATTAAAGAGTTTTATGTTTATGGCGAGGACGCCTTATCACAGCATTACCTTGTGATTCAGATCTCTCTGAATGGGTCCTCATGCTGGCCTCATCTTGCTTTAAAGTTAGTACTGCTACAACTCCAGGGCCAGCCGTCCTTGTCTATTGTCTCCCTGTTGCCGCACACTGGATTTAAACAACATTGACGGGGTTCTGCAGAATGAAGGTGTTTGGTAAAAGTGCATCTATAGCTGTCATGAAGAACCTTAAATATGaagtgtgttttttctgtttgttttgtttgtttacagcatAGCCCCATGTGTATTGGTGTATAACTCTGATTGTGGTATAATGTCAGATAGATTTGATCGCAGGCTTTCTTTGCCTTTGCTTTTAGGATGTCTGCTAAACACCCAGAGGAGAAGacggtggaggtgttggagccTCCTGGAGGAGTAGATGAGGAGCTGCTGTCCCTTTATTTTGAGAATAAGCGTCGCTCTGGAGGAGGTCCACTTGAATCTGTGGAGATCAAGCAGAACCGTGTTGTGCTGGTGTTTGAAGAGGCAGAAGGCAAGTGAAAAGTGATCTGTGTGtgatttcctttatttattttggtgtgCTTTGCGGACTGTAGTCATTTATTCACATTTCCTGGATAAGGCAAAACAATCTGTCTGCAGGTGAAGACATTAGGAGCAGCAGAAGGAGgagaaatcataaaatattgtgCTAAATTCTTGAGCCACTCCTTATTTTTTATAGAGGCAAAGCATCAGTGTAATTTAATGTGCCGTGAAGGGATAGCTTTTTTAGAAGGGCCTTTTCTGGTAGGATTTTGTTCTGCAGTCGCTTCATAACAGATCTTCAAGGATGATAAATCAACATTGAAACAGTTTACTGTATTTGTAAAGCCTAGGGGAGGCTCTGCCATGGTTTGGGATGCATTTAGTGAACatggttgattttattttttacctacgAATGTACCATCACAGCATAATCCATTCACTGTTCAGATCAAGAAGACATTTGGCGGCAGCTTCAGTGTTTACATGATGGCGTGTTTGACCACTTTACCAGAGAAACAGACCTGGATTGGAGCCTCTCCAAAGCCTTGGCCTCAACTTCTCTGAAGACATACAGGATCCTCTTGATTAGAGATACACAATATGTATTGTGCAGCAATATCACAATTGCAAAGGGCAGCTTGAACACAATATTTTTTAGGaggttattttttaattgtcaGACTTGTACAACTGTTGCTTTTGCCTTTTCCCTGCCTCTGCTTGCTATTGTCCTTGCAAAGAGAAAGGGGTGTTTACCTTCTAATAAGATAAGAAACATCAGCACTTCATATGTCTAGAACCACTTCAGTTTGTATATATGTGTCACTGACACACCGTATGCTAATTTCTTTTGTGTCTGCTTCCATCCCGTTGACAGCTGCAGCCAGAGTGCTGTCGAAACGGCATCATGTAGTGCATAACTCAGAGCTGAGTGTAAGAAAGCCTCCCTCGAAGGACCAATGCAGACTTCTGCTGAGGGGAATCAGCCCCCACACCAGCACAGAGATGATAGAGCTCTACGTGGAAAACATGATGGACTTGAACATTACGGATTACACTCTGATCCCGTCACCAGAAAGCAATTTCTTCCTCATTCATCTCAGGCGACCCTTATCTAAAGGTCAAATAAGTGTACATTTTTGCAACTATTTGGAAGAAGTTTCTGTCTCCCATTTAGGGTTAATTGATGATGTATACAGAAACCATGTTTACAAACTCACAACTGTCATAGAGATTGCTGTGCTAAAAATCTAgcatgttatgtttttatttttccatagcCTACTAAATCTACCTCTGTGTTTAGATTTCCAGACTCTGAGCACAAGAATCTCCAAGAGGAAACTGGATGGGTCAGAGGTAACTCTGGAACAGATTGAGCAAACTGACTCGGTTTTAGTTGAAAACCTGCACCCGGGCACCACACCAGAACTGCTTACATTGTACTTTGAGGGCGAGCGAGGCGGGAACCAGAAGGTGAAGGAGGTCAGCATTCTCTCTGAGGGAACCGCGAAGGTGTCCTTTGCATATTACGAGTGTAAGTTGTGCACTGAGTGACCTTTTGAAGTCCCCGACAGTGCTGGGTTTTATGTGGTAGTCCAACACAAAGGAGTGCACGATTGTGACatagaatgacctagtcaaagttcttccctctttttctctaacacatgaatatgctttgatttaaaccgtTCAGTTATAGTTCTGGCTTTATATTTGGGGTTgctctgctggaaggtgaacctccgcctcATTCCCAATTATTTTGCAGCCCcttaactgtttttttaaacaccatcttcCCATCTACCCCAACCAGCTTCCATGTTcgtactgaagaaaagcattcccacagcatgatgctgccaccactgtgtgtCATGGGGGGAATATCAGAATAAAAGGGGCTAAATGCAAACACATTCCACACTTTTCCGACTTTACGTTTGtaacaaatgttgaaaacctTTGCCTTCATCTTCATGGTCATGCACAggtttatgttggtctatcatataaattTTCTTTAAAGTATGCTAATACTTGTGGTCATCACATGACAGAAAGTAAAAAGGCTGAACGGGTATTGATGAAATTGTTCAGTGGAATGTGTTCTGTTTCTGACAGCTGTGGACTCTGTCCTGGACCGCCCTCACAAAGTGAACGATACTGAACTCGTAGTGAAGGCCTACTTTGACTTTCTTCAACCTGCAAGACAAGACTCTGAAACTAAGAGCGAAGATGACACAGAGACGACCTCAGAGGATCAGAACAATATTGAAATGCAGAGCAGTCCACTCCCAGTAGATGCAGAGCGGTCCTCCCCAGCTGGGAGGTCGAACAGCAGTCCGTCGTCCTCTCAGACCGCCTCGGAGCCACCTGCTGCTAGTGTGGTGGTAGGCAAGGTGGTGGAGGCAGTCATGGAAGATCAAGCAGAGGAAATGGAAACACTATCGGCCCACATTGCCATCACAGACCCAGTAAAACACACTTTGTATCAAAGGAGCAACTTTCAACGTGATGTGCAGAAGGCCCATCCAGGTTTTAGCATCCAAATTAAACATGATGGTGTGTACATAGCAGGACCTAACAAACTTGAACTAGAACAGATAAAAGACACAATTTCAAGCTTTATTGGGAGCATAGTCCAGACCCATTTTACCTTCGGCATGGAGGTGGCTGAATTCCTTGAAAGAAAAGATGTGAAGAACAAGCTGCTACAAGCAATGACTCAAAGGGGTTTGCATGCTCTATACAGCGTGTCCGATTCAACTGTGTCTGTAACAGCCTTAACCCAAAACTCTGCCAACCAGGCAAGTGGCTTTTTAAAATCCCAAGTTTGCCAATTCAGCATGCCTCTGGAGTCAGAGCAAGAAAGCCTGCTGTGCTGCAGAGAGTGGTCTCAGTTCCTGCTGGCTCTGGGCTTCACATCTGCAAAGATTTCAGAGCATGCAGGGAATATGGATGTCTTAACTCTGAAGGGCATGGAGAAGGAGAAGCAGGCTGCGATCCTGCAGTTTCTGACTACACCCATCGAAAGGGAGTCGGTCCTCTCTATGGAGCCGGGCATGCTGAAGTACATCCAAATTCACTTTCATCAGCTGCTGGCTGACATGGACCAAGTGTCCATTTTTCCTCTGGAGGCTGAAGATCATTGTGGGTTAAAGGTACGTAGGGGATAAAACTGTCTCTCATTATTTAATTCAAAGTCTTCAAATTGATACGTTTTTATggttcatttctgtttttatcataTCTGATAGATCCATGGCCAAGCAGTCTCATGCCAGATGGCAGAGGAGGTGCTGCAAGGCGTGCTCTCATCAATCTGCACCAGAACCATCACAGTAAATGTCCCAGGAGTGGCTCGCTTTTTAGATGAAAAGGAGTGCAGGAGCATTCTGAACGAGATGGAGACAAAGTTTCAGGTGTACATCAGGCTGCAGTACATGCCCTGGGAGCCCTTACTGCACCAGGTAATGGTAACAAAGCAACAGATTTGACATCTCGTGCTTTTCAAGCTATGCAACTCCAAGCTTCCCCTCGGCTGACCGGTTCTACTGGTTGCCGTCCATTTGAATGAGCCCGCAGTCAGTGCAGCCTGAGGCAAAGAATACAGAAAAAAGAGGCTGATTTTCTGAATGAGTCTCACCTTCAGAACGGTTTATTTTCCGTGTGTTTTCAGTCCACCACACTCCAGAGTAGGAGTTAGAAGTTTGGACACTTCGTctcatttaaaatgaatattgaCTTTTTTTGTACCAAACTTGTTGTGATCTTTTGA
This genomic window contains:
- the parp10 gene encoding protein mono-ADP-ribosyltransferase PARP10 — translated: MSAKHPEEKTVEVLEPPGGVDEELLSLYFENKRRSGGGPLESVEIKQNRVVLVFEEAEAAARVLSKRHHVVHNSELSVRKPPSKDQCRLLLRGISPHTSTEMIELYVENMMDLNITDYTLIPSPESNFFLIHLRRPLSKDFQTLSTRISKRKLDGSEVTLEQIEQTDSVLVENLHPGTTPELLTLYFEGERGGNQKVKEVSILSEGTAKVSFAYYESVDSVLDRPHKVNDTELVVKAYFDFLQPARQDSETKSEDDTETTSEDQNNIEMQSSPLPVDAERSSPAGRSNSSPSSSQTASEPPAASVVVGKVVEAVMEDQAEEMETLSAHIAITDPVKHTLYQRSNFQRDVQKAHPGFSIQIKHDGVYIAGPNKLELEQIKDTISSFIGSIVQTHFTFGMEVAEFLERKDVKNKLLQAMTQRGLHALYSVSDSTVSVTALTQNSANQASGFLKSQVCQFSMPLESEQESLLCCREWSQFLLALGFTSAKISEHAGNMDVLTLKGMEKEKQAAILQFLTTPIERESVLSMEPGMLKYIQIHFHQLLADMDQVSIFPLEAEDHCGLKIHGQAVSCQMAEEVLQGVLSSICTRTITVNVPGVARFLDEKECRSILNEMETKFQVYIRLQYMPWEPLLHQDIFESAWQMLSQKNIQRGFVNGSELKADSVQTDSNVAGILKEAKRIVSTVDKRQEDGVPTLDQLDDMDNLDLYTAEEPGTMTDTGSDVTAFQATQPLADQKVPNGALLLSEGVLGTSSSLEEEAQLSLAIQYSMESSQWSLQDEEEQLKKALELSKKLIQEEHSSSTSDISQQVAQQKGGVDLSFEDALKAANTLQLYVFAGYSCDLIRVDIAFNKKVNQRQAEEKVEHRSINNMSDYHRKCLEMIKRKHAVEIQVQGTIIAVSGFKDYVNGALSDVKLLLENISNSVSEKEILKTVQWVHHHPVTLKTNAYSSDAIVFIENAWRMKLKKVDILFDNQPYIINFEKMQEYNIASGKSVKISRKLLELGDVTQDVPEEEYSLLLNLPDATKIDEESEEFQDVVKNFYSTIQEYHSKIRIIQVEKLMNRLLYNQYKLKKASVLQHSTQPVVERTLYHGTSEASVKEICVHGFNRSFCGKNATVYGQGVYFAVNSALSVQDQYSPPNADGYKFIFASKVLTGDFTKGCHSMKTAPLKETGDIPLRYDSVTDDITKPTMFVIFNDTQAFPEYLITCQRIQR